One region of Cobetia sp. cqz5-12 genomic DNA includes:
- a CDS encoding DUF1653 domain-containing protein, producing MTDLPAMPPLPENRPVPGLYRHYKGAQYEVIGTSRHSETEELLVVYRALYGECGLWVRPLSMFMENVEIQGEPVPRFALVSAWSC from the coding sequence ATGACTGACCTGCCTGCCATGCCGCCGCTGCCGGAAAATCGTCCCGTGCCGGGCCTCTACCGCCACTACAAGGGCGCGCAGTACGAAGTGATCGGCACCAGTCGCCACAGCGAGACCGAAGAGCTGCTGGTGGTCTATCGTGCGCTTTATGGTGAATGCGGGCTGTGGGTGCGTCCGCTCAGCATGTTCATGGAGAACGTCGAGATCCAGGGCGAGCCGGTGCCACGCTTCGCACTGGTCTCGGCGTGGTCCTGCTGA
- the tcdA gene encoding tRNA cyclic N6-threonylcarbamoyladenosine(37) synthase TcdA, with protein sequence MLESFFASGAASQAPAEDDYDFRFGGIRRLYGASAFAHFRHAHVAVIGVGGVGSWSAEALARSGIGEMTLIDLDDVCVSNVNRQLHALDGQIGRPKVEVLAERCQLIAPQMKIHAISAFVTPDNLAELIHDDLDHVIDAIDSVPAKTALIAWCKRRKLGLTVTGGAGGQLDPTRIQIGDLARTEQDPLLARVRSLLRRDYNFSRNLKRRFDVECVYSDEQLTYPGANGEVCATKPGDSATRLDCAGGFGAATFVTGSFGFTAAARALARIARRGAKATPVADDVSVTDGIQAPNAAD encoded by the coding sequence ATGCTGGAGAGCTTCTTTGCGTCCGGCGCTGCCAGCCAGGCCCCCGCAGAAGACGACTACGACTTCCGCTTCGGCGGCATTCGCCGCCTCTACGGTGCCAGCGCCTTCGCCCACTTCCGCCACGCGCATGTCGCGGTGATCGGGGTCGGCGGTGTCGGCAGCTGGAGCGCCGAGGCGCTGGCTCGCTCCGGCATCGGTGAGATGACGCTGATCGATCTCGATGATGTCTGCGTCTCCAACGTCAATCGGCAGCTGCATGCACTGGATGGCCAGATCGGTCGTCCCAAGGTCGAAGTGCTGGCCGAGCGCTGCCAGCTGATCGCGCCGCAGATGAAGATCCACGCCATCTCGGCCTTCGTCACGCCGGACAATCTCGCCGAGCTGATCCACGATGACCTCGATCACGTCATCGACGCCATTGACAGCGTGCCCGCCAAGACGGCGCTGATCGCCTGGTGCAAGCGTCGCAAGCTGGGCCTGACCGTGACGGGCGGCGCCGGCGGCCAGCTCGACCCGACGCGCATCCAGATCGGCGATCTCGCCCGCACCGAGCAGGACCCGCTGCTGGCGCGCGTTCGCTCACTGCTGCGTCGCGACTACAATTTCAGTCGCAACCTGAAGCGCCGATTCGATGTCGAGTGCGTCTATTCCGACGAGCAACTGACCTACCCCGGTGCCAATGGCGAGGTGTGTGCCACCAAGCCCGGCGACAGCGCCACGCGTCTGGATTGCGCTGGCGGCTTCGGCGCGGCCACCTTCGTCACCGGCAGCTTCGGCTTCACCGCCGCTGCGCGCGCGCTGGCGCGCATCGCACGCCGCGGTGCCAAGGCCACGCCTGTCGCTGATGACGTGTCCGTGACTGATGGCATTCAGGCGCCGAACGCCGCCGACTGA
- a CDS encoding pseudouridine synthase — translation MPSSPDAPHSDAPTAPQTPAPMADATPTPLEAKSAELTEPVELTEPAEPLDILFQDEVLVVVHKPSGLLVHRSPIDKHETEFLLQRLRDQIGQHVFPVHRLDRPTSGLMVFGLSPQAARKLSTAFEEQQVSKRYLAIVRGVAPEQQRLDYGLRKEDGKLPKAEMPEQEAITDTRRLAQVELPIAIDRYPQSRFSLVEARPLTGRRHQIRRHLSRRGYPIIGDAKHGKGNYNRYFATTLECPRLLLAAVGLELPHPEGGWLSLSCPPEGAYAAVMERFGWLGHLPERYAEHLAERPTRHWLDATAGDLAD, via the coding sequence ATGCCCTCTTCTCCTGATGCTCCGCACTCCGACGCGCCGACGGCGCCTCAGACACCTGCGCCGATGGCGGACGCCACGCCCACGCCTCTCGAGGCCAAGTCTGCTGAGCTGACTGAGCCTGTTGAGCTGACTGAACCAGCCGAGCCACTCGACATCCTGTTCCAGGATGAAGTGCTGGTGGTGGTTCACAAGCCATCGGGCCTGCTGGTGCACCGCAGCCCCATCGACAAGCACGAGACCGAGTTTCTGCTTCAGCGCCTGCGCGACCAGATCGGCCAGCATGTCTTCCCCGTGCATCGCCTCGATCGCCCGACATCAGGGCTGATGGTGTTCGGCCTCTCGCCTCAGGCGGCGCGCAAGCTGAGCACCGCCTTCGAGGAGCAGCAGGTCAGCAAGCGCTATCTGGCAATCGTGCGCGGCGTCGCGCCCGAGCAGCAACGCCTCGATTACGGCCTGCGCAAGGAAGATGGAAAGCTGCCCAAGGCCGAGATGCCGGAGCAGGAAGCCATCACCGACACGCGCCGCCTGGCACAGGTCGAGCTGCCCATCGCCATCGATCGCTATCCGCAGTCGCGCTTCTCGCTGGTCGAGGCCCGTCCGTTGACCGGCCGCCGCCATCAGATTCGCCGCCACCTGTCACGCCGTGGCTACCCGATCATCGGCGACGCCAAGCATGGCAAGGGCAATTACAATCGCTACTTCGCCACGACACTGGAATGCCCCCGTCTGCTGCTGGCGGCTGTCGGGCTCGAGCTTCCCCATCCCGAGGGCGGCTGGCTGAGCCTGTCGTGTCCGCCAGAAGGTGCCTACGCGGCAGTGATGGAGCGCTTCGGCTGGCTGGGCCATCTGCCCGAACGCTACGCTGAACATCTGGCAGAGCGCCCGACCAGACACTGGCTCGATGCGACCGCCGGCGACCTGGCTGACTGA
- a CDS encoding HvfC/BufC N-terminal domain-containing protein — protein MTQASPADDADRSALTQLQETTGAYLATPSPDTRSAAAKAVISDQLASAEERLDIYAMAYRLRLFEVFGGDFEAVHTLIGDDAFGLLCRDYLAAHPPSHYSIRWAGQHFPAFVAVREPERSLVTEMAAFEWALGLALDVVDSTPLSVEALQTLAPEEWPELTLAAHPSLKRFLFHFDTPAIWKAIDDEEPPRAPVESDTPTPWIVWRQPTAGAPEVHYRSLEPLEDLALGAILAAGDEGLSFGRLGELLTPQVGAEQAPGVAINLLVQWLVAGLLIRP, from the coding sequence ATGACGCAAGCGAGCCCCGCAGACGATGCTGATCGCAGCGCCTTGACGCAACTGCAGGAGACCACGGGCGCCTACCTCGCGACGCCGAGCCCTGACACCCGCAGCGCGGCGGCCAAGGCCGTCATCAGTGATCAGCTTGCCAGCGCCGAGGAGCGCCTCGACATCTACGCGATGGCCTATCGGCTGCGGCTTTTCGAGGTCTTCGGCGGGGATTTCGAGGCCGTTCACACCCTGATCGGCGATGACGCCTTCGGGCTGCTGTGTCGTGACTACCTCGCGGCCCACCCGCCGAGTCATTATTCGATTCGCTGGGCAGGCCAGCATTTCCCGGCCTTCGTCGCGGTGCGCGAACCCGAGCGCTCTCTGGTCACCGAGATGGCCGCCTTTGAATGGGCATTGGGGCTGGCACTGGATGTGGTGGACAGCACTCCGCTGAGTGTCGAGGCCCTGCAGACGCTGGCCCCCGAGGAGTGGCCGGAGCTGACCCTGGCAGCGCATCCGTCCCTCAAGCGCTTCCTGTTCCACTTCGATACGCCGGCCATCTGGAAGGCCATCGACGATGAAGAGCCTCCACGCGCGCCGGTAGAGTCCGACACGCCCACGCCCTGGATCGTCTGGCGCCAGCCCACCGCTGGCGCGCCCGAGGTGCACTATCGCTCTCTCGAGCCGCTGGAAGACCTGGCTCTCGGCGCCATCCTCGCGGCCGGAGACGAAGGCCTGAGCTTCGGCCGGCTCGGAGAGCTGCTGACGCCGCAGGTGGGGGCAGAGCAAGCCCCGGGCGTGGCGATCAACCTGCTGGTACAGTGGCTCGTCGCCGGACTGCTGATCAGGCCCTGA
- the bufB gene encoding MNIO family bufferin maturase yields the protein MTTAVTARLPTPASAGIGQGLGLRPEYYHEILTTLPDIDWFEAISENYMGHGASESGALSGGGLSAGGKPLHHLERVREHYPIALHGVSLSIGGSHPIDSRYLRELRALCERIEPLWVSDHLCWTRTGAHQFHDLLPLPYTDATIDHLAERIDQVQNALGRQLLLENVSSYLTWRPDEMNEWEFLAEVSRRADCLILLDLNNVIVSSHNHGFDPLTYLDAMPAERVWQHHLAGHVRQEVSGGELCIDTHDQPVPDAVWTLYDAARARFGDVATMIERDDNFPPWPELMQEYAELRRRSGRPLVDATRANQTADHGGLRA from the coding sequence ATGACGACAGCTGTCACCGCTCGCCTGCCCACGCCCGCCAGCGCCGGCATCGGTCAGGGGCTGGGCCTGCGCCCCGAGTACTACCACGAGATTCTGACGACGTTGCCGGATATCGACTGGTTCGAGGCCATCAGCGAGAACTACATGGGCCACGGCGCCAGCGAATCCGGTGCCCTGAGCGGAGGTGGACTGAGCGCCGGCGGCAAACCACTTCATCATCTCGAGCGTGTCCGCGAGCACTATCCCATCGCCTTGCATGGCGTCTCGCTGTCCATCGGTGGCAGCCATCCCATCGACAGCCGTTACCTGCGCGAGTTGCGCGCCCTGTGTGAGCGCATCGAACCGCTATGGGTCTCCGATCACCTGTGCTGGACGCGTACCGGCGCGCATCAGTTCCATGACCTGCTGCCGCTGCCCTATACCGATGCCACCATCGACCATCTGGCCGAACGCATCGATCAGGTCCAGAACGCGCTCGGCCGCCAGTTATTGCTGGAAAATGTCTCCAGCTATCTGACCTGGCGCCCTGACGAGATGAACGAATGGGAGTTTCTGGCCGAGGTCAGCCGCCGCGCCGACTGCCTGATCCTGCTCGACCTGAACAATGTCATCGTCTCGAGCCACAATCATGGCTTCGACCCGCTGACCTATCTGGACGCCATGCCGGCAGAGCGGGTCTGGCAGCATCATCTGGCCGGGCATGTCCGGCAGGAAGTCTCCGGCGGCGAGCTATGCATCGACACCCATGACCAGCCCGTCCCGGACGCCGTGTGGACGCTGTATGACGCCGCGCGGGCACGCTTCGGCGATGTCGCCACCATGATCGAGCGTGACGACAACTTCCCGCCCTGGCCGGAGTTGATGCAGGAGTACGCCGAGCTGCGCCGCCGCAGTGGTCGTCCGCTGGTGGATGCCACGCGCGCGAATCAGACCGCAGACCACGGAGGGCTGCGCGCATGA
- the bufA2 gene encoding BufA2 family periplasmic bufferin-type metallophore: MTMKKTVTAATFAAAAAALFSTAALTSLPVHAGDNAVKCSGINSCKGTSECATANSACKGHNACKGQGWSYTASAESCVGEGGTVVEG, from the coding sequence ATGACCATGAAGAAGACCGTTACAGCCGCTACCTTCGCTGCCGCTGCCGCCGCGCTGTTCTCCACTGCCGCTCTGACCTCGCTGCCGGTGCACGCCGGTGACAATGCCGTGAAGTGCTCCGGCATCAACTCCTGCAAGGGCACCTCCGAATGCGCGACTGCCAACAGCGCCTGCAAGGGCCACAACGCCTGCAAGGGCCAGGGCTGGTCGTACACTGCCAGCGCTGAATCCTGTGTCGGCGAAGGTGGTACTGTCGTCGAGGGCTGA
- a CDS encoding fatty acid cis/trans isomerase, translated as MPDLLRRLWRIPRWRWSIALVLLLGGCSAVAIHQLDERFGPASPRERVVSHDSIAGRQWEDEVKPVIETRCVVCHGCYDAPCQLKMSSAAGIDRGMNPAPVYDGTRLLAANLTRMFEDADTTEQWRSMDFSPVLNERFDSPAANLEGSVLFRALSQKRKAPLPVTEDGLLPEDRFDLSLNRSQVCAPVEGYDKFAEDHPDWGMPYALPQVSDDEHRTLVNWLAKGGEMTGPAPLPQGLIPHIEQAERFFNGDSLKQRLMNRYIYEHLFLSHVYFPGIKGADGRPIFFKLVRSSTPPGEPIKRISTRRPYDAPYASYTADERASMPHDDAGRPRVYYRLWQERATILAKNHLPYALNDARFKRWRALFLTPDYPVDDLPDYDLKTASNPFLTFEAIPAESRYRFMLDESQNTIMGFIKGPVCRGQVAVDVINDHFWVGFTDPKMFSHPEVERTLAEEGENLSLPAEQSSNALPISSWVKFESKQTAYLKAKQRLMSQAYLDGDLRLDTRVMWDGSGWADGPGQGRNPNAALTIYRHFDNAAVMKGLVGGVPKTGWIIDYPMLERIHYLLVAGFDVYGNLGHQLVTRLYMDFLRMEGENNLLVLLPAGERKAVHDSWYRDVSPGLGGLLFKKPPQFDAPSGIVWTPQELSSPDQARLGLMRRMQERLAPELGHERSLSNVEDDHVRHELQALAAVRGVSASLMPEVTIVALEDGSDDSPRLYSVLRNSAHANITSLFDEEENRRPEEDTLDVLRGVAGDYPNAFWRLTPETLTGLAERVASLENEEDYRALQADIGVRRTDPRFWEFSDSVLRTNYADRPVEAGLLDYNRLENR; from the coding sequence ATGCCGGACCTACTTCGACGCCTGTGGCGCATACCGCGCTGGCGCTGGAGCATCGCGCTCGTTCTACTGTTGGGGGGCTGCAGTGCCGTCGCGATTCATCAGCTCGATGAGCGCTTCGGTCCCGCGTCACCGCGTGAGCGGGTGGTCTCACACGACAGTATTGCCGGGCGCCAGTGGGAGGATGAGGTCAAGCCGGTGATCGAGACGCGCTGTGTGGTCTGCCATGGCTGCTACGACGCTCCCTGTCAGCTCAAGATGTCATCGGCCGCCGGGATCGATCGCGGCATGAATCCGGCGCCGGTCTACGATGGCACGCGCTTGCTGGCGGCCAATCTGACGCGCATGTTCGAGGATGCAGACACCACCGAGCAGTGGCGCAGCATGGACTTCTCACCGGTGCTCAATGAACGCTTCGACTCTCCGGCTGCCAATCTGGAGGGCAGTGTGCTGTTCCGTGCGCTCAGTCAGAAACGCAAGGCACCGCTGCCGGTGACGGAAGACGGCCTGCTGCCGGAAGACCGCTTCGACCTGTCGCTCAATCGCAGTCAGGTGTGTGCCCCCGTCGAGGGCTATGACAAGTTTGCCGAAGACCATCCTGATTGGGGCATGCCCTACGCCTTGCCACAGGTCAGCGATGACGAGCATCGCACGCTGGTGAACTGGCTGGCCAAGGGTGGCGAGATGACGGGCCCGGCGCCGCTGCCCCAGGGGCTGATTCCGCACATCGAGCAGGCCGAGCGCTTCTTCAATGGCGACAGCCTCAAGCAACGCCTGATGAATCGCTATATCTACGAGCACCTCTTCCTGAGCCATGTGTATTTCCCGGGCATCAAGGGCGCGGATGGACGGCCGATCTTCTTCAAGCTGGTGCGTTCCAGTACCCCGCCGGGCGAGCCGATCAAGCGCATCTCCACGCGTCGCCCCTACGATGCCCCCTACGCCTCCTACACCGCCGATGAGCGCGCGAGCATGCCCCATGATGACGCCGGGCGCCCGCGGGTCTATTACCGTCTGTGGCAGGAGCGCGCGACGATCCTGGCCAAGAATCATCTGCCCTATGCGCTCAACGATGCTCGCTTCAAGCGCTGGCGGGCGCTGTTTCTGACGCCGGATTACCCGGTGGATGACCTGCCGGATTACGACCTCAAGACGGCCTCGAATCCTTTCCTGACCTTCGAGGCCATTCCGGCCGAGTCACGCTATCGCTTCATGCTCGATGAGTCGCAGAACACCATCATGGGCTTCATCAAGGGGCCGGTCTGTCGCGGGCAGGTCGCGGTGGATGTGATCAATGATCACTTCTGGGTCGGCTTCACTGACCCGAAGATGTTCAGTCACCCGGAAGTGGAGCGCACCCTGGCCGAGGAAGGGGAGAATCTCAGCCTGCCCGCCGAGCAGAGCAGCAATGCGTTGCCGATCAGCTCCTGGGTCAAGTTCGAGAGCAAGCAGACCGCCTATCTCAAGGCCAAGCAGCGGCTGATGTCACAGGCCTATCTCGATGGCGACCTGCGGCTGGATACGCGAGTGATGTGGGACGGTAGCGGCTGGGCCGACGGCCCCGGCCAGGGGCGCAACCCCAACGCGGCCCTGACCATCTATCGTCACTTCGACAATGCCGCGGTGATGAAGGGACTGGTCGGCGGCGTGCCCAAGACGGGCTGGATCATCGATTACCCGATGCTGGAGCGTATCCACTACCTGCTGGTCGCCGGCTTCGATGTCTACGGCAATCTCGGGCATCAGCTGGTCACTCGCCTATACATGGACTTCCTGCGCATGGAGGGCGAGAACAACCTGCTGGTGCTGTTGCCAGCAGGCGAGCGCAAGGCGGTGCATGACAGCTGGTATCGCGACGTGAGCCCGGGTCTTGGGGGGCTGCTGTTCAAGAAGCCGCCGCAGTTCGATGCACCAAGTGGCATCGTCTGGACGCCGCAGGAGCTGTCATCGCCGGACCAGGCTCGCCTTGGCCTGATGCGGCGCATGCAAGAGCGTCTCGCGCCGGAACTCGGTCATGAGCGCAGTCTGAGCAATGTCGAGGATGATCATGTGCGACATGAGCTGCAGGCCCTCGCTGCGGTGCGGGGAGTCTCGGCCAGCCTGATGCCGGAGGTGACGATCGTCGCGCTGGAGGATGGTAGTGATGACTCGCCACGCCTTTACAGCGTGCTGCGCAATTCCGCCCACGCCAACATCACCAGTCTGTTCGATGAGGAGGAAAATCGCCGTCCTGAAGAGGACACTCTCGATGTCTTGCGAGGGGTGGCGGGCGATTACCCGAATGCCTTCTGGCGCCTGACGCCTGAGACCCTGACGGGGCTGGCAGAGCGGGTGGCGTCACTCGAGAACGAAGAGGACTATCGCGCCCTGCAGGCCGATATCGGGGTGCGCCGGACTGATCCGCGCTTCTGGGAGTTCTCCGACAGCGTACTGCGCACCAACTATGCTGATCGCCCTGTCGAAGCGGGCCTGCTGGACTATAACCGCCTCGAGAACCGCTGA
- the fnr gene encoding fumarate/nitrate reduction transcriptional regulator Fnr, which produces MTANAQASHRLRAHEARCQTCSLSSLCLPLALNMEDIDQFDAIIRRRAPLRKGEVLFTQGDAFDCVFTVRSGSLKQITNENSGMEQLTGFYLPSELAGLDAIDSNCYPGTAVALETTTVCEIPFDRLNALSEQMPELRTQLFKSLSKELHEDRRMMMLLSRKTADERLASFLVNLSQRFRRRGYSPYSFRLSMARADIGNYLGLAVETISRILTRFQAQGLVDIRAREVHILHLDGLIELAEGECQGGR; this is translated from the coding sequence ATGACGGCCAATGCACAGGCATCACACCGCTTGCGCGCCCATGAAGCACGCTGCCAGACCTGTTCGCTGAGTTCACTGTGCCTGCCACTGGCACTGAACATGGAAGATATCGACCAGTTTGACGCCATCATCCGCCGTCGCGCGCCACTCAGAAAAGGGGAAGTGCTCTTCACCCAGGGCGATGCCTTCGATTGCGTCTTCACGGTGCGCTCCGGAAGCCTCAAGCAGATCACCAATGAAAACAGCGGCATGGAGCAGCTGACCGGTTTCTACCTGCCCAGCGAGCTGGCAGGGCTCGATGCCATCGACAGCAATTGCTATCCCGGCACCGCCGTGGCGCTGGAGACCACCACCGTCTGCGAGATTCCCTTCGACCGCCTCAATGCGCTCTCGGAGCAGATGCCGGAGCTGAGAACCCAGCTGTTCAAGAGCCTGAGCAAGGAGTTGCACGAAGATCGCCGCATGATGATGCTGCTGTCGCGCAAGACAGCCGATGAGCGACTGGCGAGCTTCCTGGTCAACCTGTCACAGCGCTTCCGTCGCCGTGGCTATTCGCCGTACAGCTTCCGCCTCTCGATGGCACGTGCCGATATCGGCAACTATCTGGGGCTGGCCGTCGAAACCATCAGCCGCATCCTGACTCGCTTCCAGGCCCAGGGGCTGGTCGACATTCGTGCCCGCGAGGTGCATATCCTGCATCTGGATGGCCTGATCGAACTGGCCGAAGGCGAGTGTCAGGGCGGTCGCTGA
- a CDS encoding cbb3-type cytochrome c oxidase subunit II, with protein MRHVLLERHAGLMTALCLLTMSLGALAQLVPLGAHPSLASAPEDLRPLSALALEGQRIYQREGCQQCHTRMVRDLTGDTARHSEATTARERYYGRPSLWGAERRGTDLSQLPAQHDDAWQRLHLHDPRGQVPGSAMPAYPWLFERALSGEGIAARMRALQGLGVPYAEDEILAAPNDVRGTAEITALLAYLQQAAPANGIASRSP; from the coding sequence ATGAGACATGTCCTGCTCGAACGTCACGCCGGCCTGATGACGGCACTATGTCTGCTCACCATGAGCCTTGGCGCCCTCGCCCAGCTGGTACCGCTCGGGGCTCACCCCAGCCTCGCCAGCGCGCCTGAAGATCTCAGACCGCTGAGCGCCCTGGCGCTGGAGGGTCAGCGCATCTACCAACGCGAGGGCTGTCAGCAGTGCCATACACGCATGGTGCGCGATCTGACTGGCGACACGGCGCGCCACAGCGAGGCGACGACCGCACGGGAGCGCTACTACGGCCGCCCTTCGCTATGGGGCGCCGAGCGCCGGGGGACGGATTTGAGCCAGCTGCCTGCGCAGCATGACGATGCCTGGCAGCGCCTGCACCTGCATGACCCGCGCGGCCAGGTGCCGGGCTCAGCGATGCCTGCCTATCCGTGGCTGTTCGAGCGGGCGTTGAGCGGCGAAGGCATCGCGGCCCGCATGCGAGCCCTGCAAGGCTTGGGCGTGCCCTACGCGGAAGACGAGATTCTCGCCGCCCCCAATGACGTGCGTGGCACTGCCGAGATCACGGCGCTGCTCGCCTATCTGCAGCAGGCCGCCCCCGCGAACGGCATCGCCAGCCGTAGCCCATGA
- a CDS encoding cbb3-type cytochrome c oxidase subunit I, whose product MAVIWGLLSLCLAVWLNLIWLWPSLGPEVAWLSYGRLAPLQHHLLLYGLGGSAVIAGGYSIAMHSIRQRESRTDAKTAIPDIPPPPFTLKLMHFTFLGWQAVVALGALAIVAGYSSGQYMAEAPWLVDLLMTLVWLAVAWVFFTVLEQRTLRRLPVACWYFIAGLMLVLMQHVLISLSVPIGLLESIPLFTGSLEALIQRWQAGPLPGGMFAFGVIALLHHMVTSRSRLPLYSHRLAATSFWMLVLLVTWGGAPLLFASALPAWSQTLGMAMGILLLAPGLALSLNGLMTLKEDWHSLRRDPLIGLLAVALVSFALAVLEYSLLSLPTLNALTFSAANSLSPAASLGVVATVAIVMAYHLLPPMRSLALLKTHALLAIIGTLLCLAASWATTLLQGSMWHVLADDGRPLYTLSEVLEAARMPMMISLGGLACWALGMLLMLLNVTRTLADHKSERQAAHERRLPNSGSRKASSEPATPSAPPSTTPPATSSGGHYA is encoded by the coding sequence ATGGCTGTCATCTGGGGCCTGCTCAGCCTCTGTCTGGCCGTATGGCTCAACCTCATCTGGCTATGGCCCTCGCTGGGGCCGGAAGTGGCCTGGCTGAGCTACGGCCGCCTCGCCCCCTTGCAGCACCACCTGCTGCTCTACGGTCTGGGCGGCTCGGCAGTGATCGCCGGCGGCTACTCCATCGCCATGCACAGTATCCGGCAACGCGAATCACGCACGGACGCCAAGACGGCGATACCGGATATCCCACCGCCCCCCTTCACGCTCAAGCTGATGCATTTCACCTTCCTCGGCTGGCAGGCCGTGGTCGCGCTCGGCGCACTGGCGATAGTCGCGGGCTACTCCTCGGGCCAGTACATGGCCGAAGCGCCCTGGCTCGTCGATCTCCTGATGACCCTCGTCTGGCTGGCCGTGGCGTGGGTCTTCTTCACGGTGCTGGAACAACGCACGCTACGTCGTCTGCCGGTGGCCTGCTGGTACTTCATCGCTGGCCTGATGCTGGTGTTGATGCAGCATGTTTTGATCTCGCTCAGCGTGCCGATCGGCCTGCTGGAATCGATACCGCTCTTCACGGGCAGCCTCGAGGCACTGATTCAGCGCTGGCAGGCAGGGCCACTCCCCGGCGGCATGTTCGCATTCGGCGTCATTGCCTTGCTCCATCACATGGTGACGAGCCGCTCGCGGCTGCCGCTCTACTCGCATCGGCTGGCCGCCACCAGCTTCTGGATGCTGGTGCTGCTGGTGACATGGGGAGGTGCTCCGCTACTGTTCGCGAGCGCCCTGCCGGCCTGGAGCCAGACGCTGGGCATGGCGATGGGCATCCTGCTGCTGGCGCCGGGGCTGGCACTCAGCCTCAATGGCCTGATGACACTCAAGGAGGATTGGCACTCACTGCGCCGGGATCCACTGATCGGCCTGCTGGCGGTAGCTCTGGTCAGCTTCGCCCTTGCGGTACTTGAATACAGCCTGCTGTCACTGCCGACACTCAATGCCCTGACCTTCAGTGCCGCCAACAGTCTGTCGCCGGCAGCAAGCCTGGGGGTGGTCGCGACAGTCGCCATCGTGATGGCCTATCACCTGCTGCCCCCGATGCGCTCCCTTGCGCTGCTCAAGACTCACGCCCTGCTGGCCATCATCGGCACCCTGCTGTGCCTTGCCGCCAGCTGGGCCACCACGCTGCTTCAAGGCAGCATGTGGCATGTGCTGGCAGATGACGGCAGGCCGCTATACACCTTGAGCGAGGTACTGGAAGCGGCCCGCATGCCGATGATGATCTCGCTGGGTGGGCTCGCCTGCTGGGCGCTCGGCATGCTACTGATGCTTCTCAACGTGACGCGCACCCTGGCTGATCACAAGAGCGAACGCCAAGCCGCTCATGAGCGCCGGCTCCCCAATTCCGGCTCGCGGAAGGCATCATCAGAACCTGCCACGCCCTCTGCGCCCCCCTCTACCACGCCCCCTGCCACATCCTCGGGAGGGCACTACGCATGA
- a CDS encoding alpha/beta family hydrolase — protein sequence MQRLPSSVPALSGASRTRSTGEFRLPAVTSSSDEDANASNTAEVPSPYAEEGFRVASLADVASELAARQTMSHDALAARGPWRGWLAELGPLEIHGRPGRALLLHAHGAGAGRETDFHQRFAAACLMQDMAWLAFDFGYLVRMRCERRRRPPPRLPGLIEEMARWCQALMACVAAVDALRSLPWLVGGKSMGSRVASHLLVELTRAAHAPLPVGWYALGYPFHPTGKPDKLRIDHLPDIPMAGVICQGSRDPFGTREEVTAYPLPENLTLLWLNDGEHDFKPRKASGKTREGLISRAAQALANHPALGGKR from the coding sequence ATGCAGCGTTTACCCTCATCGGTTCCAGCGTTGTCTGGCGCGAGCCGTACGAGATCAACAGGAGAGTTTCGCTTGCCCGCCGTCACTTCATCATCGGACGAAGATGCCAATGCGTCCAATACGGCTGAGGTCCCCAGCCCTTACGCCGAGGAAGGCTTTCGTGTCGCCAGCCTGGCTGATGTCGCCTCGGAGCTTGCTGCTCGCCAGACCATGTCCCACGACGCGCTGGCCGCGCGAGGGCCGTGGCGAGGCTGGTTGGCGGAACTAGGGCCGCTTGAGATCCATGGACGACCGGGGCGTGCCCTGCTGTTGCATGCGCATGGTGCCGGCGCCGGGCGTGAGACCGACTTCCATCAACGGTTCGCTGCTGCCTGCCTGATGCAGGACATGGCGTGGCTGGCATTCGATTTCGGCTATCTCGTCAGGATGCGCTGCGAGCGTCGCCGCAGGCCGCCGCCCCGGCTGCCCGGGCTGATCGAGGAGATGGCACGCTGGTGTCAGGCGCTGATGGCGTGTGTGGCGGCCGTCGACGCCTTGCGATCGCTGCCCTGGCTGGTCGGCGGCAAGTCGATGGGCAGTCGTGTGGCCTCCCATCTGCTGGTGGAGTTGACCCGGGCGGCGCATGCGCCGTTGCCGGTCGGGTGGTACGCGCTGGGCTATCCGTTTCATCCCACGGGCAAGCCCGACAAGTTGCGCATCGACCATCTGCCGGATATCCCGATGGCCGGCGTGATCTGTCAGGGCAGCCGCGATCCCTTCGGAACTCGAGAGGAAGTGACGGCATATCCGTTGCCGGAAAACCTCACTTTGCTTTGGCTGAATGATGGCGAACATGATTTCAAGCCACGAAAAGCGAGTGGTAAGACTCGAGAAGGACTGATTTCGCGTGCGGCGCAGGCCTTGGCCAATCACCCGGCTCTGGGCGGAAAACGGTAG